The sequence below is a genomic window from Phoenix dactylifera cultivar Barhee BC4 chromosome 8, palm_55x_up_171113_PBpolish2nd_filt_p, whole genome shotgun sequence.
AATCGTTGGCGATTCATCTCATTGCCAGAAAGATACCGATCAATGTAATTAACAGTCAAGTATAATGTATCAGGTACAAGACGATATTCTTCTGCGACCTGCAATTGAATGAAGATAGGTGATTTAATCACTGAAAGAATGAACGGATTCAAAATTAGTTATTGAAAATGTATTACTTCTACAAGCCAATCTATTAGGATGGCACGCATGCTTGCATTTATGTCCTTCTGCACACTTTCCATGTAGTCAGTTGAAGACCTTTTCTTTGTCTGTCAGAGCCAAAAAAAATGCAACAGATaacaattaattaaaaaaacccaACCAACAGCACAGAAGGTTACTACTTTCTAAAAGATCAATTGGGATATCAGGAATAAAagcaaattcaaaattttagatAAAAGCACAAGTAAGCAGGGTTGATCCAGACAGATCATACGTTAGTATGAAAATATTACCTGCTTTTAGTAAATTTGACACTAGAACAACAATCTAAAATACAGAGGTTTAGACAAAGCAATAAACAAGCAGGGACTCAGCCACACAACTTCACATGTATATTCcaatgcagaaaaaaaaaaaaaaaatctctaacGAAAAACAGCCAGATAAATTTGATCAGTGAAATTATTCCAAGCTACAAGGTTGACTTGTAAAGTTCAATAACTTACAGACCACTTAACATGTAAACATATCAACTAGAACATTCAGCATTTATTGGTTAATAATTGTTCATGTACTCTTCAGAAGATTCTAACTTCAGCAGACCACTTATGCATGCATTACTCTTTCCATGTATAGAGAAACTTAAACTGGATTTCTCTGCCAGACGTCCCTTAAAGGACCACCACCATGACCCCCACAACATGTTTTGGATGCCACTTTCCTAAGCATGTGCGCTCACTGCACATGGAATCTTACAGACACagaaaaagtataaaatatttgcAAATCAATACATGATGAAGGAGCAGCAATATTGCATATGTATGAAATTATTGCTATCTGACTGCCATCTGAATAAATAGAGCTGAAGACTGTGACAGAGATTTATTTGAATTCCCTTCATTATTTTAGTATTCAACACCAGTGGATGTCTCACACAAGAGTGACATAGTAATTTATGGATCACATGATGGGTGGACAAATAGGCACAAGTGGAATGAGAATATTAGTGAATTTGGTCACATTTAACAGAAAATTAAGTTCTATAGGAAACTGTAAAACTGAGAAAAAATACAATTCCTAATGAAAGTTTGAATTGTAGTATTTAGTATTGCGCATCTCGAACTTATAAAAAAGAACAATAAGATTTTTTTCCTGACGAACCTTCCTCCGCAACCAAAGATATTAAGACACAGCACATCAAGAAATTTGCATTGGATCAAGTCCCACTGACCAATAaacaaaaagaatagaaaacaTACACAAGGAGGAAAATGTCACCTCAGCTATGCGTAGATGCTTGTATATATCAGATGCAAGCGTTGCACAAAACTGTGGATCCTTGTGATTGTTGTCAACATCAAAAACATCATCTGTTTCCATTGCCAGAGGAACATCCCTCTTCCATGTAGATCCTAGTAAAATAAATCTACCTTATTTGATATTAAGGACATATAACAATTTAACAAACAGACTTCTTACAAGATTCAAGAACAAAGATGCTCTTAAAGTTTCTGGCTTCATAGAACATAAGTGAGAAAAAGGTGAGCTTTTACCAAATAGCATATGATGAAGTTAATACAAATCACGAATTTAATTAATGGAAGGGGTGCATCAGTCAGAAAGATAAACCTGCTGCATTTGCATGATCGGAGATATGAAAATTATCACTTGCCCGCCTCTCCAGAGAAGCAACTGCTGAAGAATCACCATTGTCTATATACTCAAAATCTGGACTTTTCATGGAGTCACATGTAGACATAGTTTCAGCCAATGAAACAGAATCTCCTGAGGGATTGGGAGATATGACAGTACTGCAAGGTGCAAGAGAGGTACCAACAGTTGATGTTGGCCCATTATGTACTAGAAGTGAAATGTCCTTGGTAGATACAGTAGCAGCTGGCTTCACAACAGCTGATGCAGATACAGTAGCAACTGGCTTCACAACAGCTGCTGCAGATACGGTAGTAACTGGCTTCACTACAGCTGATGCAGATATTGGCACAGCTGGCTTCACAATGGTTGATGCAGCCGCAGAGCTTCTAGGCAAGTTTGTATCATGAACACATGCCACAGATCCCTTCTTCGCATTCAACGTGGAACTTGCTGTGCTTCCCttctaattagaattttttttaaaaaaaatggattaaATATTTACAAGAAAGAATTTcaacaaagaaggaaaagaaacggCC
It includes:
- the LOC103702523 gene encoding cyclin-A1-4-like isoform X1 produces the protein MSSMDRRSSLPSSSSAPASSALAKRPAVENAAKVAAAASDQAKKRVALGNITNQSNAGRSAARLPGTKGVHKGSTASSTLNAKKGSVACVHDTNLPRSSAAASTIVKPAVPISASAVVKPVTTVSAAAVVKPVATVSASAVVKPAATVSTKDISLLVHNGPTSTVGTSLAPCSTVISPNPSGDSVSLAETMSTCDSMKSPDFEYIDNGDSSAVASLERRASDNFHISDHANAAGSTWKRDVPLAMETDDVFDVDNNHKDPQFCATLASDIYKHLRIAETKKRSSTDYMESVQKDINASMRAILIDWLVEVAEEYRLVPDTLYLTVNYIDRYLSGNEMNRQRLQLLGVACMLIAAKYEEICAPQVEEFCYITDNTYFKDEVLQMEAAVLKYLKFEMTAPTAKCFLRRFVRAAQGCDEVPLLQLEFLANYVAELSLLEYNMLCYSPSLIAASAIFLAKFILQPMKRPWNATLVHYTLYKPSELSDCAKALHRLFLNSFGSSLPAIREKYSQHKFKFVAKKNCPPSIPSELFRDPIN
- the LOC103702523 gene encoding cyclin-A1-4-like isoform X2; amino-acid sequence: MSSMDRRSSLPSSSSAPASSALAKRPAVENAAKVAAAASDQAKKRVALGNITNQSNAGRSAARLPGTKGVHGSTASSTLNAKKGSVACVHDTNLPRSSAAASTIVKPAVPISASAVVKPVTTVSAAAVVKPVATVSASAVVKPAATVSTKDISLLVHNGPTSTVGTSLAPCSTVISPNPSGDSVSLAETMSTCDSMKSPDFEYIDNGDSSAVASLERRASDNFHISDHANAAGSTWKRDVPLAMETDDVFDVDNNHKDPQFCATLASDIYKHLRIAETKKRSSTDYMESVQKDINASMRAILIDWLVEVAEEYRLVPDTLYLTVNYIDRYLSGNEMNRQRLQLLGVACMLIAAKYEEICAPQVEEFCYITDNTYFKDEVLQMEAAVLKYLKFEMTAPTAKCFLRRFVRAAQGCDEVPLLQLEFLANYVAELSLLEYNMLCYSPSLIAASAIFLAKFILQPMKRPWNATLVHYTLYKPSELSDCAKALHRLFLNSFGSSLPAIREKYSQHKFKFVAKKNCPPSIPSELFRDPIN